Proteins encoded within one genomic window of Procambarus clarkii isolate CNS0578487 chromosome 31, FALCON_Pclarkii_2.0, whole genome shotgun sequence:
- the LOC138370172 gene encoding germ cell nuclear acidic protein-like, with protein MYVHLRCCSYPLTIPTPDNDTPDNDTPDNDTPDNDTPDKDTPDNDTPDNDTPDNNTPDNDPPDKDTPDKDTLDNSTPDNDTPDNSTPDNSTPDNDTPDNSTPDNNTPDKDTPDNSTPDNDTPDNSTPDNDTPDNSTPDNDTPDNDTPDNDTPDNDTPDNNTPDIDTPDNDTPDNSTPDNDTPDNDTPDNDTPDNNTPDIDTPDNDTPDNNTPDRHT; from the coding sequence atgTATGTACATTTACGGTGCTGTAGTTATCCGTTAACTATTCCCACACCTGACAACGACACACCTGACAACGACACACCTGACAACGACACACCTGACAACGACACACCTGACAAAGACACACCTGACAACGACACACCTGATAATGACACACCTGACAACAATACACCTGACAACGACCCACCTGACAAAGACACACCTGACAAAGACACACTTGACAACAGCACACCTGACAACGACACACCTGACAACAGCACACCTGACAACAGCACACCTGACAACGACACACCTGACAACAGCACACCTGACAACAACACACCTGACAAAGACACACCTGACAATAGCACACCTGACAACGACACACCTGACAACAGCACACCTGACAACGACACACCTGACAACAGCACACCTGACAACGACACACCTGACAACGACACACCTGACAACGACACACCTGACAACGACACACCTGACAACAACACACCTGACATCGACACACCTGACAACGACACACCTGACAACAGCACACCTGACAACGACACACCTGACAACGACACACCTGACAACGACACACCTGACAACAACACACCTGACATCGACACACCTGACAACGACACACCTGACAACAACACACCTGACAGACACACCTGA